A single genomic interval of Hyphomicrobium methylovorum harbors:
- a CDS encoding energy transducer TonB family protein, which translates to MFSRQSPEQADIPRTEPPPALAFGSPEHPVRRSTPAPSLSHVRRNLKLLSFDTDTRREQSRLLDDRGRFEPSPGTPLEVVPAAAAITSAKRPAQWLRNSAILFSFCLHGAIALTMIDWSDSAEQFGTVAEKSDAISLAMEQTVVLESIETESIQTAAAASAASQAGSVEAAQSAPQPVNEAEEAVEAAEPPPPRPLEVAEVTPAALNPTEDPLTVIRGAAEPDEVSEIKAIDPVETVEEVQLAQVETQEVETESKEREAEQKVERKLTAQAESRASAAGSTTSRASAAQSAKSGRVSASRGNVLNYAARIRTVLSRNKPMGDGHSGTTRVSFGVTASGDLSYVKIAGSSGRANLDQLAMAAVRRAAPFGTPPEGVSPNDLRFTIPFYFR; encoded by the coding sequence ATGTTTTCGCGTCAGTCCCCTGAGCAGGCAGACATCCCGCGCACCGAGCCGCCTCCCGCGTTAGCCTTTGGCTCGCCGGAGCATCCGGTGCGTCGGAGCACGCCAGCGCCTTCGCTGAGCCACGTTCGCCGCAACCTCAAACTTCTTTCGTTCGATACGGATACGCGGCGCGAACAATCGCGACTGCTCGACGACAGGGGTCGCTTCGAGCCTTCGCCCGGCACGCCATTGGAAGTCGTTCCAGCGGCAGCTGCGATCACATCGGCAAAGCGTCCCGCGCAATGGCTGCGCAATTCTGCAATTCTCTTTTCCTTCTGCCTGCATGGCGCGATCGCGCTGACCATGATCGACTGGTCGGATTCAGCCGAGCAGTTCGGGACGGTCGCAGAAAAGTCCGACGCGATCAGCTTGGCGATGGAACAGACGGTCGTTCTCGAATCCATCGAAACGGAATCTATCCAGACTGCGGCCGCGGCTTCAGCGGCTTCGCAAGCTGGCAGCGTTGAGGCGGCTCAGTCGGCGCCTCAGCCGGTCAACGAGGCAGAAGAGGCTGTCGAGGCGGCCGAGCCTCCGCCTCCCCGACCGCTTGAGGTCGCTGAGGTAACACCTGCCGCCTTAAACCCGACGGAAGATCCGCTGACCGTTATCCGCGGGGCCGCCGAGCCCGACGAGGTGAGCGAGATTAAAGCCATCGACCCCGTCGAAACGGTGGAAGAGGTCCAGCTAGCGCAGGTCGAAACGCAAGAGGTCGAGACTGAAAGCAAGGAACGCGAGGCCGAACAAAAGGTCGAGCGCAAGCTGACAGCACAGGCAGAATCCCGCGCCTCGGCCGCGGGCAGCACCACCTCACGGGCAAGCGCAGCGCAGTCTGCCAAGAGCGGCCGGGTATCGGCGAGCCGGGGCAACGTGCTGAATTATGCGGCACGCATCCGCACCGTTCTCTCGCGGAATAAACCGATGGGCGACGGTCACAGTGGAACGACCCGCGTATCGTTCGGAGTGACGGCCTCCGGCGATCTGAGCTACGTCAAGATCGCAGGATCGTCCGGAAGAGCAAACCTGGATCAGCTGGCGATGGCCGCTGTGCGCAGGGCAGCACCGTTCGGAACGCCGCCGGAGGGTGTCTCCCCCAACGATCTCCGCTTCACCATTCCCTTCTATTTCCGCTAG
- a CDS encoding TonB-dependent hemoglobin/transferrin/lactoferrin family receptor, translating to MPSRRLYVSQGLPVIRALARSLTLGLSIAALAAVNSAHAQETELPGIDVQSTKPKKSSAAKSKPRPQPVQASAPEPFDEETAEASSGSMSAASDAPYNTPAGVSVITGNELATYGNSNLDDALRSQPGTFTRVSPQNAGLAVNIRGFEGSGRVNTSIDGARQNFRFLGHEAQGFAYIDSSLVAGVDVTRGAVSTAGGAGALAGAVNLRTLDVEDILLPGKNMGAITKLEWASNHQGFSEMAAAAARSGGVSIAGAISHREPDNYENAAGVEIPDTFQNLTSGLFKINFQLNQEQSLRFGGVFYDNDFFANSYNQNVKTQTYTAKYAYNPIGNDLIDFRLNGYYNNAKMMYGTDKTPTVGNPPQGTAWGRVIDDTGLGMDVSNTSRFNIGSIRVKSQYGYEFFGDDVDTYNRFRPVAGGGVNSSGYAATSAVFSETVFSKSIFDLTVGLKYDMYAIKGTGVGNPGAGFPPWYPIGRYSVDKDGGNFDPKVTLAAQVTDWLQPYITYSESMRPPTISELFAGGNHPGASGIGFSPNPFLNPESQRGWEVGANIKQDRLFTVDDSFRMKADYFRQNVSDYIAACSTMFGSMYFCNAEGNSTVQGVELQSMYDAGYVFAGLSYTYTHTDLPSQVDGFGAHSYLPEHTLVTSAGVRLLDRKLTLGGRVSYFSESDVGATNVGGFYASQFMPGYTLVDFFSSYKVTENIELGFNISNLFDKEYTEALTTAFFDGRNCYGSNLPGCNDTGMGRTFYLTAKAQF from the coding sequence ATGCCGTCGCGACGTCTCTACGTCTCTCAGGGTCTACCGGTTATTCGGGCGCTCGCTCGCTCATTGACGCTTGGATTGTCAATCGCAGCGCTCGCCGCGGTCAATTCCGCTCATGCGCAGGAGACGGAACTTCCCGGCATCGATGTTCAAAGCACGAAGCCGAAAAAAAGCAGCGCCGCGAAAAGCAAGCCGCGGCCGCAGCCGGTTCAAGCCAGCGCACCTGAGCCTTTCGATGAAGAGACGGCAGAGGCGAGTTCTGGCTCGATGTCCGCTGCTTCTGATGCGCCTTACAACACGCCCGCAGGCGTCAGCGTCATAACGGGTAATGAACTCGCGACGTACGGCAATTCCAACCTAGATGATGCGCTGCGCTCGCAGCCCGGCACTTTTACGCGCGTCAGCCCGCAGAACGCCGGTCTGGCTGTCAATATTCGCGGCTTTGAAGGTTCCGGCCGCGTGAACACGTCGATCGACGGCGCGCGCCAGAATTTCCGCTTCCTCGGCCACGAAGCACAAGGCTTCGCGTACATCGACTCGTCGCTTGTCGCCGGGGTTGATGTCACGCGTGGCGCTGTGTCGACGGCAGGTGGTGCAGGCGCTTTGGCTGGTGCCGTAAACCTGCGCACGCTTGATGTCGAAGACATCCTGCTGCCTGGCAAGAACATGGGCGCGATTACCAAACTTGAATGGGCCAGCAACCATCAAGGCTTCTCGGAGATGGCGGCGGCAGCCGCGCGCAGTGGCGGCGTCAGCATCGCGGGCGCAATCAGCCATCGTGAGCCGGACAACTATGAGAATGCAGCCGGAGTTGAAATTCCCGACACCTTCCAAAACCTGACGTCGGGTCTGTTCAAGATCAACTTCCAGCTCAATCAGGAACAGTCGCTGCGCTTCGGCGGCGTCTTCTATGACAACGATTTCTTCGCCAACTCGTATAACCAGAACGTCAAAACTCAGACGTATACGGCGAAGTACGCCTACAACCCGATCGGCAATGATCTCATCGATTTCAGGCTGAACGGTTACTACAACAACGCCAAGATGATGTACGGCACGGATAAGACGCCGACCGTAGGCAACCCACCTCAGGGCACGGCATGGGGCCGCGTTATCGACGACACCGGGCTGGGAATGGACGTGTCCAATACGTCCCGCTTCAACATCGGCAGCATCCGGGTCAAATCGCAGTACGGCTACGAATTCTTCGGCGACGACGTCGATACTTACAACCGCTTCCGTCCGGTGGCGGGCGGTGGTGTGAACTCGTCGGGATACGCGGCAACGAGCGCGGTGTTTTCCGAAACCGTGTTCTCAAAGAGCATTTTCGACCTGACCGTTGGTCTCAAGTACGACATGTACGCGATCAAGGGCACCGGTGTCGGCAATCCGGGCGCAGGATTTCCGCCGTGGTATCCAATCGGCCGTTACTCGGTTGATAAGGACGGCGGCAACTTCGATCCGAAAGTCACGCTGGCTGCACAAGTAACGGACTGGCTGCAGCCCTACATCACATATTCTGAATCGATGCGTCCGCCCACGATCTCCGAGCTCTTCGCAGGCGGCAATCATCCAGGCGCATCAGGCATCGGCTTCTCGCCAAATCCGTTCCTCAATCCTGAAAGCCAGCGCGGCTGGGAAGTCGGCGCGAACATCAAGCAGGATCGGCTGTTCACAGTCGACGACTCCTTCCGCATGAAGGCCGACTACTTCCGGCAGAATGTAAGCGACTATATCGCTGCATGCTCGACGATGTTCGGTTCAATGTACTTCTGCAACGCAGAGGGCAATTCGACGGTCCAAGGCGTAGAGCTGCAAAGCATGTACGACGCGGGCTATGTGTTCGCCGGCTTGAGCTACACGTACACGCACACAGACCTGCCATCGCAGGTGGACGGCTTCGGCGCACACAGCTATCTGCCCGAGCATACGCTCGTAACGTCGGCTGGCGTTCGTCTTCTCGATCGTAAGCTGACGCTTGGTGGCCGCGTCTCGTACTTCTCAGAAAGCGACGTTGGCGCAACCAACGTGGGCGGCTTCTACGCAAGCCAGTTCATGCCGGGCTACACGCTCGTGGACTTCTTCTCGAGCTACAAGGTCACGGAAAACATCGAACTCGGCTTCAACATCTCGAACCTGTTCGACAAGGAATACACCGAAGCACTGACGACCGCCTTCTTCGATGGTCGGAATTGCTACGGCTCCAACCTGCCGGGCTGCAACGACACCGGCATGGGGCGGACATTCTATCTGACAGCGAAAGCACAGTTCTAA
- a CDS encoding Mur ligase family protein, translating to MFAQGKHLNDQFRATVKRAKGRLRSQHAKWKRHNSKATVIAVTGSSCKTSSVSLLTHILSADHQVLSQSLGNQHREAVAALRHLKPTDRFAVLEQGTTRPGDLPAAAQLIKPDIAIVTLVALEHYTAFRSIEAVANEKAAFVQGLSSTGLAILNFDDPNVRAMAQKTDARIVQFGTQGGDYRARDLSLSKQGYLSLTLSGTSGDICLNTQFVGTHNWLTVTTAAVCALELGIPAQTIIDRVASFAPVFGRMSVHTIAGNRTFILDTAKAPFHSIGLPLEALKSIESSKKRFILGQISDYAGASIPKYRETYAAAAQVADEICFVGPNAHKARAPAEDIRSGKFRSFATPKQLSEYLKATATEDEVIVVKSSSNLHLERLMLDGEGDVECWPSECKIKCSCTDCGLYREPYYEHDGHKDVSKQIWGPRRQTSPIFNDA from the coding sequence ATGTTTGCTCAAGGAAAGCATCTGAACGATCAGTTTCGCGCGACGGTGAAGCGCGCCAAGGGGCGTCTCAGATCTCAGCATGCGAAGTGGAAGCGTCACAACTCCAAGGCCACGGTCATCGCCGTGACCGGGAGCAGTTGCAAAACCTCATCCGTATCTCTGCTCACTCATATCTTGTCGGCCGATCATCAGGTCCTTTCTCAGTCTTTGGGAAATCAACATCGCGAAGCCGTCGCCGCTCTGAGGCACCTCAAGCCCACGGACAGATTCGCTGTGCTGGAACAAGGAACGACGCGCCCCGGAGATCTCCCCGCCGCCGCGCAGCTCATCAAGCCGGATATCGCCATCGTTACGCTTGTCGCGCTGGAGCACTACACGGCATTTCGCTCTATCGAAGCCGTCGCGAATGAAAAAGCCGCGTTCGTGCAAGGTTTGTCGTCTACCGGCTTGGCAATATTGAATTTCGACGATCCGAACGTTCGTGCGATGGCGCAAAAAACCGACGCACGCATTGTCCAGTTCGGCACTCAAGGCGGCGACTACCGCGCACGCGATCTGTCGCTGTCGAAACAGGGCTATCTCAGCCTCACGCTCAGCGGCACCTCCGGCGACATTTGTTTGAATACGCAGTTCGTTGGTACGCACAATTGGCTTACGGTTACGACTGCTGCAGTCTGCGCATTGGAGCTTGGTATCCCGGCCCAAACGATCATCGATCGCGTGGCATCGTTCGCGCCAGTCTTCGGGCGCATGAGCGTGCATACCATCGCTGGCAACCGGACATTCATCCTCGATACCGCGAAGGCGCCGTTTCACAGCATCGGACTGCCTCTTGAAGCTTTGAAATCAATCGAGAGTTCCAAGAAGCGTTTTATCCTTGGTCAGATCAGCGATTATGCTGGGGCTTCTATACCGAAGTATCGCGAAACATACGCGGCCGCGGCGCAGGTCGCGGATGAGATCTGCTTTGTGGGGCCAAACGCCCATAAGGCGCGCGCACCTGCCGAGGACATTCGCAGCGGGAAGTTTCGGTCGTTTGCGACACCGAAGCAGCTATCCGAATATTTGAAGGCAACGGCGACGGAAGACGAAGTCATCGTCGTCAAATCCTCCAGCAATTTACATCTCGAGCGGTTGATGCTCGACGGCGAGGGCGACGTGGAATGTTGGCCCAGTGAATGCAAAATCAAATGCTCCTGCACCGATTGCGGTCTGTATAGAGAGCCATACTACGAGCATGACGGGCACAAAGACGTATCAAAGCAGATCTGGGGACCGCGGCGGCAAACATCGCCGATCTTCAACGATGCATAA
- a CDS encoding Mur ligase family protein, with amino-acid sequence MLAQVTRAQNGVRSSLRRARQFVKLQQAEWKRYATKAPVVVVTGSSCKTSSVLLLTHILSADNQVLSQSVGNRIQQAVKALRKLKRTDQYVVLEQGTAAPGELHEAARVIKPDVAVVTLVALEHYSSFRSIEAVANEKVAFVQSLSSTGLAVLNFDDPNVRAMAQKTRARVVLFGTHGGDYHARDLSLSPEGYLSFTISSDAGDLHLKTQFVGEHNWLTVTTAAVCALELGIPAQTIIDRVASFAPLLGRMSVHSFTSGPTFILDTAKAPFHSIGLPLETLKSIPGVKKRFVLGQISDFGGPSVPKYRSTYAAAAEVADEICFVGPNSNKSRAPAEDIRSGKFRQFSSARQLSEHLKKTATEGEVILVKSSRNMHLERLMLDSEGAVECWPDECNVRCSCVDCGLYQKPYFEHNGKGKGSVSVWEPKRQMIPINNDA; translated from the coding sequence ATGCTTGCCCAAGTGACACGCGCACAGAACGGCGTTCGCTCTTCTCTGCGGCGCGCAAGGCAGTTCGTGAAGCTGCAGCAGGCAGAATGGAAGCGCTATGCCACGAAAGCTCCCGTCGTCGTTGTAACTGGAAGCAGTTGCAAGACGTCTTCGGTATTGTTGCTCACTCACATTCTGTCAGCAGACAACCAGGTCCTTTCGCAATCCGTTGGCAATAGGATTCAGCAAGCCGTCAAAGCGCTCCGCAAACTCAAACGGACAGACCAATACGTGGTGTTGGAGCAAGGCACGGCGGCACCGGGGGAGCTGCATGAAGCTGCGCGTGTGATCAAGCCGGATGTTGCTGTCGTCACGCTTGTCGCGCTGGAGCACTATTCGTCATTTCGCTCTATTGAAGCTGTCGCGAATGAAAAAGTCGCGTTCGTGCAAAGCCTGTCTTCTACGGGATTGGCTGTCTTGAATTTTGACGATCCGAACGTTCGTGCGATGGCGCAAAAAACGCGCGCAAGGGTCGTCCTGTTCGGCACTCACGGCGGAGACTATCACGCACGAGACTTATCGTTGTCTCCGGAAGGCTATCTCAGCTTTACCATCAGCAGCGATGCTGGCGACCTCCATTTGAAGACGCAATTCGTCGGTGAGCACAATTGGCTTACGGTTACGACCGCTGCCGTCTGCGCATTAGAGCTTGGTATCCCGGCCCAAACGATCATCGATCGTGTGGCTTCTTTTGCGCCACTCCTGGGACGGATGAGCGTGCATTCGTTTACGAGCGGGCCGACATTCATTCTCGACACGGCGAAGGCGCCGTTCCACAGCATCGGGCTACCTCTCGAAACGCTGAAGTCCATTCCCGGAGTAAAAAAGCGGTTCGTACTTGGCCAGATCAGCGATTTCGGCGGTCCGTCGGTACCGAAGTATCGCTCTACCTATGCCGCCGCCGCGGAGGTCGCTGACGAAATCTGCTTTGTGGGCCCGAACTCCAACAAGTCGCGCGCACCCGCTGAAGATATTCGCAGTGGGAAGTTCCGTCAGTTTTCGTCCGCGAGACAACTGTCCGAGCATCTCAAGAAAACGGCGACAGAGGGCGAAGTCATTCTCGTCAAATCTTCTCGAAACATGCACCTCGAACGCTTGATGCTCGATAGTGAAGGGGCGGTGGAATGCTGGCCCGACGAATGCAATGTGAGGTGCTCCTGTGTTGATTGCGGCCTCTATCAGAAGCCCTATTTTGAGCACAATGGAAAAGGCAAAGGATCAGTGTCTGTTTGGGAACCGAAGCGCCAAATGATCCCGATCAACAACGACGCTTGA